From the Melospiza georgiana isolate bMelGeo1 chromosome 4, bMelGeo1.pri, whole genome shotgun sequence genome, the window CAAAATACACTTTTATTGAATGCAATATTAGGCATTCTATTTTGTTTAAGGGAACAGTGCTTCCCTCCCCCCCATAGAGATTCCCTTTGACAATTTCCAAAAGTTGTATTTcaattacagaaatatttctcatGATTAGAAACAACAAACTTCAGTCTAAATTTTCCTTAAATTATGAAGTGCAACTAAATTCTTCCAGCAGATAACAGTTTTCAGTAGGCACTAGAATGAGAAGCCTGCAAGTTGTTTACAGTTGCTGGGTACAGTGTTATGTTCAGTCAAATTTTATACTAACACATCTAGAGTGTTGTTTTTGAAAAATGATATAAAAAGTGGGATTTAAGAATAAAGAAATGCAGCTTAAAGAGCAGGTTGTCACCATTTACAAAAAAAGTCTTAATGGCAACCTGTGTATTTCATACCACTTCCACAGTATGTCAGCTAGCAGAGGCTTAGTCCAATAATTTAAAACTTCAGATAGGAATGTCTTTTGGTTCTGAATGCAGATCATAAGTCAACGTGTTCAGTATGTGAAGGCTCAGCTGTTTCACTCTCTACTTCCTCTCCTGTGAAGTTAAATAGCACAGTTAGAATCTACAGATCTACTATCAATTATACATgtataattaattatatatttttaattctaattttggaaattaggattttttaaaaatagaaaccCAAATTAACATATTTATCAAGACCAGAGAAGCAATTAAGTCATATATATATAACACCTATTTGCACCATTCTCCTAACCTAagcctgtattttttttttactatatgaaaacaaaaattttcaaataaattggTATTATACTATTagtggaagggaaaaaaaaaatcagcacagGCACTTCTAGGCTTTTGTTTTCAGCTATTCACAGTGAATTTCCTCCTTTCCACACAACCTGTCAAGAGCAGTTTTGGTATTTGAAAAAGTAGGGCAAGTCTTATTCAAAATTgtttttatactacaaactgcTCAGttcaaatgttaaaaaaacttttaaaaaagcagagcAATTTTATTATATTGGGAAAAGCATTatctaaacaaaaaaacctaagTCAATTTGTCtaccttttattttacttttagtttaaaaatgtCAGACCACATTAACAAAGGTAACTTATACCCTGCACATCTATATTAGAGAAGATTCTAAAAAACTTATAATGGTGAGCACTGAGAGTAAAAGGAATGAACTGAGTGGCCTTGAGCAGCAATACAACATCCATCATTACACCTTTTTAGTACAAGATGAAAAATCAGCCttggggatggaaatgggggggtaaaaaaaacacccaaagaAGCTAAGaagtagaaagaaaaagtaTGAAATTAGGTGTCTCTCATCTATTCCCCTACCACTCCTGCAAAATAATCTCATCTTTCTCTTTGGAATTGTAAAAGAGGCCTAGATGGAGTAATGGAACATTTAATGTATGTAGTTCTGTCCATATGGCTCAACACATCCTAGAAAAAATgatagtttaattttttttgacaAAGTTATAATTTAAGTGAAGCTGAACAGTTCCCTATGACTGACAGATGAATGTCTTCCCCATTTTCCTCTTAACACCAGCTCTGGCATTTACATGatcacaaaataaacaaattcagcatttttatCCAGCAAAAAGAATTTGTAATTCTTTTTTCAATTTGTAATTTTCAGAGATTTCAATGAATTGAAGATTGCATGCAATCAGATAAACCCTTAAGTCACTATAATTAATGATAAAGGAAAGAAGTGGGGAGgacatattcatttttatgacATCAGAAATTTGCTACCTCATTTTATGTAACAAAGCCAAACTCTTAAGTGACTTAAAAACATAACCTTGACTTGAGCAAAAATGTAGCAACACAAGAACAGaatgtttaaaaacaaactaTCTTTAGGCAAAAAACACACATCAGAGTGTGGCCTGCACTATAAACTATTGATACAGACCACAGCTGTGTGAAGATGAGAAATAATATAGAGGGATTTACAAGTAACTAGATCCTTAGACTTATACAAAACTTCAAGCTGTTGATACggcatatttttttaaattgtcacTGAAAAGCTACTTACCTGATTTTACAGTTTGAACACATGTTCCATCCTTATCTTCAAACCCTTCTGAACATACACACTTGTAACTACCTGACGTATTAACACAATCTTGATTCTCTTCTGTGCAGACCTTTTCAGGAAGGCTACATTCATCTATATCTAGAGacagcacagggaaagaaagagtCCACTGCTGTTATTTTGTTATAAACCTTATTTGTGCTCAGTCATATAAACCAAACTCTATTCAAATATGAAAAACACTGAGGAGCAGAATGCTGCTGCAACAAATGTAACATCTGTTAAAATAATCTAATTGTTAATATTTGGACTGTTTCAAAGTTATTCAGATAACACCCAGTACTGCTGTTTTATAATGTTTTCCAAGTCCCTGTACAGAGAAATGTATTAAGTAGTTATGTTTGTCACAATTAGGCAATTTGTCTGAACCTACTGAACATTTCCCCCACAGTCATTTTCTATTTATGCCATCAAAGTATAGCTAAAGGGAACAGAGCTTGTAAACACTACACCATCACAGTTAATAGCTACTTCAGATTATGCATATGTCTTGTGCTTTTCCACAGAGGAAGTctaatttcacattttaattcACTAAGAATGAATATAATTTGAACTTGGACATTGATGGATTATCACAATGCCTGCCTTTCTGCTACAAAATGAATAGAAACACAGATCTGATGAAATGGTAAGTAACTGACAAAGACTCATGTAGCTGTTTCCTGAAGTTACTATAAAATACCTTGTTCCTTCATACCAGTGATTCACTTTATGTCCTGTCAAGCATATCAGCTCAGTAATATAAAGTAATTTATTGAGAATGTCTTTGCAGCTAATATCAGAATGACTGGGCTCACTTTGACAGGCATGAAAGCTGAAGCACACAAATGTGAATGCACCCATGAGCTCCTCAGCATGGCTAACCATGAGTGAGCTGACCAGCGTTTTACCAGGTACTGCTAAATCCACCAACCTGTACACTTCTCATCTTCCTTCGCGTATCCAGATGCGCAGGTCTTACATTTTTCAGAACCTTCTCCTGTGCAACCTACACAGCTGGCATCACATGctaaagataaaatattttatgcattaaaaaaattgtctATCTGGGGTTTAAAATACCACCCTAAAGTCAGACAGCTTACCCACACaaggaatcatagaatggcttgggctGGATgttgaccttaaagatcatctagttccaaaccccctgccacAGGTTGGACACCTTTCACTACACCAGGTAGATCAGGGTTCCATCCAACTGGTCTTTGAACACATTCAGGGACAGGGCATTCATAACTTCTCAGGTTCAGTGCCTCAATACCCTCACGGTaaagattttcttcctaatataTAATCTAATCTATTTCAGCTTGAATACATTCCCCCTTGTCTTGCCCACTACATGCCCTCGTAAAAAGTCCTTCTCCACCTTTGTTGTAGAACTCTTTAGGTACTGAAAGgctctggagccttctcttgtTCAGAATGGACAatgccagctctctcagcctgtcctcactgGGAAGGTGACCCTCTTGATCAAGACTTTCACAGCTGTCCTCTGCACCCACTCAGGCAGGTCCATGCCTGCCTTACCCTggaggccccagagctggagggtCTCACAAAAGCCAAGCAGAAATAACCAGAAATCTCTTTATTTGCTCATACAATAGGTCTAAAGCCTCATCCCATGCCCAGTGAGGATCAGACCACACTGTACCAAATACCTATCAAGCACTTTCTAAGCATTACCTCTAGCATTAGTTTAGGATTCTAGACAgtaaaatacaacagaagattGAAAAGAAACCTTTGCATGAGAAAGATCCATCTGTGTTCAAACAATATTGGTGATCTTTGCAAGGAGAAGCAACACATTCATCTAAATCTGAAAGATAAAAGGTGACAGGTTACCTAAAATAATAGTTATGATTAAATAGACAGATTAATACTTGAATGCTATAAACTGACTGCACTGAGAATAGTTGTTGCAATGAGTTTGGGGTCAGGTGCAACATGGGAAACACAGAACTAGCATGGTAACAGACACAGTTTTGTTCAGCTTAAACCTGTATTAGAAAATCTAAACTGATCCTCATACACTTTGTGATGACAATAAGAGATGTATCAGAAATTCAAGAGGTCAAATTAAATAAACTTTCAGGATACCTGCAATCCCTGCCATTTTCAAGTCATGCATTTATGCAGATATCATAACAAACAAGCAGACACACTATTGTTCTGGAACACTATTTTCTTCTGTACTCCTACACTACCAAGTTACAGAGCTTTTTATATGACTAAAAAATGTGTACTATTGCACATACATGCACCTCTTAGTATTCTACAGAAAGCAAACTGGAACAAACCAAGTTATGATTAGGACCAGTCAAGCTGAAAACCAATTCTACTGCAGAGTTAAAACATGCAAGCCTTATGATTTTGAGGAAAGGGTGCAAcagtatttcattaaaaaattcaaacacaGAAAGGCTATTTTAGTCCCTCTCTTCCTGTCATTGCTGTCACTCTCCTCCTGTTGCTGCACCCATCATTCCTACTGATTACTCAATTGATTAATAGTTCATTAGTGGCAATAACTATCTGTAAAAACCTCAGCTGTACAGAAGACAGTACCAGAGCATCTTAAAACTGCCCTGGGAGTGCTCAGTAGTTGCCTAAGCAGGTATTGCAAGAGCTGTAATTTAAAACCAGCTCTCACTGGAACTTTGAAAAGGAAGCAGTGTTCACATAATTTCTAAGACACTGTTTCCGGGCATTATGTTAGAGTTCTTTAAAGGGTCAAATTTAACCACTTAAACATGCTACTCTCCCCTAGTGCATTCCTGCATTGGGAGTATTTTTAGTGTTTGAATTTTTCCTGAAGTATTTCACACTTATCTCCTCATAACCCAACTTAATTGCTAAGACAGAAACAGGTAAGAAATTAACAGAACCACTGATCTTGATGTCTCCTGGTATTTCTGTCCAACAACAGGAAAAGTCAGCATGCATGGCTTTTAGTGAAGTGTTTCAACTCTATTAGGGTTGAGCATTTATGACAGTTATGTGAAGGTAAATGTGCAATTAGTACAAAATATGTAATAAAGTCTATATGAATCTTCTACTAATTGACAAAAGAGCTTAAGTCAGAAGCAGGATATTGTTTAGCATACAAATAAACACCAAGAAAACTCAGGTCTGAAAAGAAACACCCCACTTGCTGCTCTATGAATCCCATTAAACTAAAAAGACATGCAGAACAGTATGATAAAGGTAACTATCATCACCAGGCAATCACTGGTGAGAAAATACTGCTTTCCTGCAATATGAAATAAGTGAGGAAGAGAGAGACTAATAAAACTGTAGAAATCTAAACTGACAGCTCATTTccataaaatacaataaaactTGGACGTGATGCCATCTAATCTTACTAGCCAGTGTTACTACAAAACCTGTTTGAAGTCTGCCAAGCATTACTCACCCACACAAGCTCCATCTTCATTTTTAATCCAGCCTTCTTTACAATCTTGGCAGTCCTTGTTACTTGAACCAGTACAAGTCTTACAGGCAGCATGGCAGGCTGAGAGGAGAAAACTTCAACCTGAGTTTTGTTGAGATCCCAAGACAAGTTTGGGCACACAAACTCTCACAGAAAACTTTATTTAGGATTCAGTGGAAGCCATCATTTTTTAGGAGCTTGAAACTCCCGTTCACAGGCAGTATACCTCCATAAGATCAAGATTTAATTTAGAAACATGCAGCTATCTCACCAAAACAACTGCCAAATCCCAAAAGACCACTGGAAACCAAACCTAGCAATTACAGTTATTTGCACCACTGAAAACACTGCCATGAAATTCTAGTGACTAGAAGTGGCAGGTCCAATTTcgaaaatatttggaaaaaggAGATCAGAAAGGCAAACTTAGCTCAGCCCCTCAAGGTTGGGACATGAGTTTAAACATCAAACTCTGAACTTCTCCACCAAATGAATCCTCACACAACTTATATTTGCAACTAGCTATGAGAGCAATGTGTGAAGTGATTTAATTTTGAAGAATTCAGATGGAACTATACTAGAAATCCAGCTGCATattgtatacatatatataatatacctATGTAACATTTGTATGTTATATATTCTCATCTAATACAAATCATAGAGAAGAATTACTACACAACCAGattaagaaaaccaaaaaaccccaacaatatagactatataaaaataatcttattAGACCCCAGGGTCAGGAGGCAGCTGTTGCAGAATCTCATCAAGGGTCTAAGAAGAATTGAAAATCTGACCAATACATAATTTTATTCCTATGATCTGACTTTGTTTCAAAACTAAACTTAGGCATATCTAACTGGAATCTAAGTAGTCTGCAGTACAGATCAACTGTTTCCATTTATTCCATTTAAGCTTATCTGAGACATGAGGAAAATCTAGCTTTTAAAGCACTCCAGTATGTAGTAATTTCAGCTCAAAATTTCAGCAGTACTTTGGAAGCAGAGAAGCAGAGATATTTATAAATTCttcttaaagcagaaaaaaacaatttaaaaatcaaaggcAGTGTGGAAAGATGACTTGACAAAATCTTAGAATTGTCACTAAAGTGACTGTCAAAGCAAAAAAGTCTTTTATGCTTAAAGCTGGCCaaattgtgttttgtttctgcaTTTGTTAGTTTCAAATGTTTCTAGTTTTGCTTGCAAAAACTGAAGCAGTAACACAAAGATTTAAGCATGTGTTAAGACTTCGTTACCTGTACAAACAGAATGCGTCTCGTTTCTCAAGGAGCTGAAGTAACCACTAGAACAGTCCAAACAAAACTGTCCTGTGTACTCCTTCTTACAGCTGCATGAGCCATCCCCACCTCGGGTACCATCGCCATCACAGTGGCCATTTCCATGGCAAGGTCTTTCTGATCCACCGCGAC encodes:
- the CRELD2 gene encoding protein disulfide isomerase CRELD2 produces the protein MGPGPSPPPGPAPRPTRAALAVLLCAAVLLSLPVSGAGERRRLACSTCRGVVDRFNQGLADTAKKNFGGGNTAWEEKTLSKYESSEIRLVEIIENLCDSSNFECNNMVEEHEELIEKWWFKLKKKYPDLFKWFCIETIEVCCPAGTFGPDCLACRGGSERPCHGNGHCDGDGTRGGDGSCSCKKEYTGQFCLDCSSGYFSSLRNETHSVCTACHAACKTCTGSSNKDCQDCKEGWIKNEDGACVDLDECVASPCKDHQYCLNTDGSFSCKACDASCVGCTGEGSEKCKTCASGYAKEDEKCTDIDECSLPEKVCTEENQDCVNTSGSYKCVCSEGFEDKDGTCVQTVKSGEEVESETAEPSHTEHVDL